Proteins co-encoded in one Stenotrophomonas maltophilia genomic window:
- the rsmH gene encoding 16S rRNA (cytosine(1402)-N(4))-methyltransferase RsmH: MRPEAQTGHLPVSQSPAVHLPVLYTQVIEGLRVIENGRYLDGTFGRGGHARGVLTQLGPEGRLLVMDKDPEAIAVAERDFAPDARVSIFRGSFAQLLQWDATAEGLDGVLFDLGVSSPQLDVAERGFSFGKDGPLDMRMDPDSGESAAQWINRVEEREIADVLWTYGEERQSRRIARAIVARREKQPFSRTAELAELIASVMPRGKDKIHPATRSFQAIRIHINRELADLEAGLDAAVERLKPGGRLAVISFHSLEDRIVKQYMNRLAKAPPANRRLPEAVAFVPTLDLIGGAIKATDEELAANPRARSAVLRVAQKREASA; the protein is encoded by the coding sequence ATGCGCCCAGAAGCGCAGACCGGTCACCTTCCGGTGTCGCAGTCGCCGGCGGTGCACCTGCCGGTCCTGTACACCCAGGTCATCGAAGGCCTGAGGGTGATCGAAAACGGACGTTATCTGGATGGCACGTTCGGTCGTGGCGGTCATGCACGTGGCGTGCTCACCCAGCTCGGTCCCGAGGGGCGCCTGCTGGTCATGGACAAGGATCCGGAAGCCATCGCCGTTGCCGAGCGCGATTTCGCGCCGGATGCGCGCGTGTCCATCTTCCGTGGCAGCTTTGCCCAGCTGCTGCAGTGGGATGCGACGGCTGAAGGCCTGGACGGTGTGCTGTTCGACCTGGGCGTGTCGTCGCCGCAGCTGGACGTGGCCGAACGTGGCTTCAGCTTCGGCAAGGACGGCCCGCTGGACATGCGCATGGACCCGGACAGCGGCGAAAGCGCCGCGCAGTGGATCAACCGCGTGGAAGAACGCGAGATTGCCGACGTGCTGTGGACCTACGGCGAAGAGCGCCAGAGCCGCCGCATCGCCCGCGCCATCGTGGCCCGCCGCGAGAAGCAGCCGTTCTCCCGCACCGCCGAACTGGCCGAGCTGATCGCTTCGGTGATGCCGCGTGGGAAAGACAAGATCCACCCGGCCACGCGCAGCTTCCAGGCCATCCGCATCCACATCAACCGCGAGCTGGCCGATCTGGAAGCCGGCCTGGATGCGGCGGTGGAACGGCTCAAGCCCGGTGGCCGGCTGGCGGTGATCAGCTTCCACTCGCTGGAAGACCGCATCGTCAAGCAGTACATGAACCGCCTGGCCAAGGCGCCGCCGGCCAACCGTCGCCTGCCCGAGGCGGTGGCGTTCGTGCCGACGCTGGACCTGATCGGTGGCGCCATCAAGGCCACCGACGAAGAGCTGGCCGCCAACCCGCGTGCGCGCAGCGCCGTGCTGCGTGTGGCGCAGAAGCGGGAGGCCAGCGCATGA
- a CDS encoding NRDE family protein, which yields MCLLALGWMHHPRWRLVMIGNRDEFHARPTAALAPWQDETSVIGGRDLRSGGGWAGVGAGGRMAVVTNVRDPLAAQTGPSRGALVADFLRGRDPAAVHIERLATVAGAYAPFNLLLADSDSLEFLGNHPAERQHLAPGVHGMSNGALDAPWPKTRRLMAALSAWLKEDGVRSRSQGERGLTPLWRALADEHRPADSDLPDTGIGLERERWLSPAFIRGDDYGTRASTVLLIGADGHGQIHERRFGPQGVALGQSQVDF from the coding sequence ATGTGCCTGCTCGCTCTTGGCTGGATGCACCACCCGCGCTGGCGGCTGGTGATGATCGGCAACCGTGATGAGTTCCACGCCCGCCCGACCGCGGCGCTGGCCCCCTGGCAAGATGAGACCTCTGTCATCGGTGGGCGCGACCTGCGCTCCGGCGGTGGCTGGGCCGGCGTCGGTGCCGGCGGCCGGATGGCAGTGGTCACCAATGTCCGCGATCCGCTGGCCGCACAGACCGGCCCGTCGCGCGGCGCGCTGGTGGCCGACTTCCTGCGTGGCCGCGACCCGGCCGCGGTCCATATCGAGCGTTTGGCGACCGTGGCCGGCGCCTATGCCCCGTTCAACCTCCTACTGGCCGATAGCGACAGCCTGGAGTTCCTGGGCAACCACCCCGCCGAACGCCAACACCTGGCCCCCGGCGTGCACGGCATGTCCAATGGCGCGCTGGACGCCCCCTGGCCGAAGACCCGTCGGCTGATGGCCGCGCTTTCCGCCTGGCTGAAGGAAGACGGGGTCAGATCCCGTTCCCAAGGGGAAAGGGGTCTGACCCCGCTCTGGCGGGCCCTCGCCGACGAACACCGCCCCGCCGACAGCGACCTGCCCGACACCGGCATCGGCCTGGAGCGCGAACGCTGGCTGAGCCCGGCTTTCATCCGCGGCGACGACTACGGCACCCGCGCCAGCACCGTGCTGCTGATCGGCGCCGATGGCCACGGCCAGATCCACGAACGCCGCTTCGGCCCACAGGGTGTCGCCCTTGGCCAGAGCCAGGTCGATTTCTGA
- a CDS encoding division/cell wall cluster transcriptional repressor MraZ: protein MAVPTAYRDLVARASNNRLVLTYNPFEAGCLWLYAESEWERVRDDVMSKPNTQRVVRLLQQKLVGSAAHLELDGNGRISIPASHRGAVGIEKKAVLLGMGDKFELWSEQAHRALIQQTLSDEDLGDGLLDLKL from the coding sequence ATGGCGGTTCCCACCGCTTACCGCGACCTTGTCGCGCGCGCCAGCAACAACCGTCTCGTGCTGACCTACAACCCGTTCGAAGCCGGCTGCCTGTGGCTGTATGCAGAGTCGGAATGGGAGCGGGTCCGCGACGACGTCATGTCCAAGCCCAACACCCAGCGCGTCGTGCGCCTGTTGCAGCAGAAGCTGGTCGGCTCGGCCGCCCATCTGGAGCTGGACGGCAACGGTCGCATCAGCATCCCCGCCAGCCACCGCGGTGCGGTGGGCATTGAGAAGAAGGCGGTATTGCTCGGTATGGGCGACAAGTTCGAATTGTGGAGCGAGCAGGCGCATCGGGCCCTGATCCAGCAGACGTTGTCTGACGAGGATCTGGGTGATGGGTTGCTCGACCTGAAGTTGTGA